The DNA segment ATCGGGGAAGTAGCGGGCAAAGAGGCTTTTGATGGCTTTACCGATCAGGGTATTGGCTACCTTTGCGGGGCCTTCCAGCTCCCCTTCGTAAACCAGCTCAATTTTTCCGGTTACTGCGGGGATAATACCAGTCAGATCGGATAGTCTCACCATAGTGTTTTTTTCTCTGTTAATGAGCATTCTGCGTTCTGCAGTGCTGATCAGGTTTTCGTAGGCAGAGATGGTGAGCCTGGCAGATACACCTGATTTCTGGTCAATAAATTCACTTTTCCGGGCTTCAAAAGCCACCTGTTCTACCAGGTCCTTTACCAGTCCGTCTGCTTCAATGTTTTTATTTTGTTCCGGACTGATCCTGGCTTCCTGGAAAGTGATTTTCCTGGAAATTGCTATTGTTTTAGGATAGTGGGTCAGGATCTGGCTTTCAATACGGTCTTTCAGCGGAGTAACGATGGAACCACGATTGGTATAGTCTTCAGGATTGGCTGTAAACACAAACTGCACATCAAGTGGCAGCCGCAATTTGAAGCCCCTGATCTGGATGTCCTTTTCCTGGAGCATGTTAAACAGGGCTACCTGTATGCGTGCCTGCAGGTCGGGTAATTCGTTAATGACAAAAATGCTGCGGTGTGCCCTTGGTATCAGCCCGAAGTGGATGACGCGCTCATCGTTATACGTTAATTTTAAGGTAGCCGCTTTAATAGGGTCTACATCGCCGATTAAGTCGGCCACCGTTACATCAGGTGTAGCCAGCTTTTCGGTATAACGTTCAGACCTGTGCTGCCAGCTGATGGGCGTATTGTCGCCATGGATCAGGATTTCATGTTTGGCATACCAGGAAATGGGGTTGAGCGGGTCATCGAAGATCTCGCTGCCGCTTATATAAGGGATGTACTCATCGAGCAGATTAACCATTAAACGGGCGATGCGTGTTTTGGCCTGTCCGCGTAAGCCCAGTAAAAGGATATTATGACGGGACAAAATTGCGGTTTGCAGTTCTGGTATTACCGTTTCATCGTAACCCAGGATACCATCAAAGCCTGCATCTTTATCCTGCAGCTGTCTGATCAGGTTTTTGCGCAGCTCATCTTTTACAGAAATTGAGGTATAGTTTGAGGCCTTTAGTTCGCCCAGTGTTTTTATGTTGATGTGATCCATTATCTAACTGTCTTTCTTCGGTTTTTAATGTAGTCTTCAAAAATGTATTCTCCCAGTCCGTTCAGTGAGCTATAAAACGCCCTGCCCCCGTTGATCTGTGTAAATTCACGTACAAATTGCTGCAGATAGGGGTCCTGGGCAATCATAAAGGTAGTGATGGGTATGCCCAGGCGTTTACATTGCGCGGCCATGTTTAAGGTCTTATTGATGACCTTTCTGTCCAGCCCCATACTGTTCTTATAATAACGGCCGTTTTCCTTTAAGCAGGTAGGCTTACCGTCTGTGATCATAAAGATCTGTTTGTTATGGGTCTTGCGCCTGCGCAATAGATCGGTAGCCAGTTCCAGACCTGCAAAAGTATTGGTATGGTAAGGTCCTACCTGTAAATAAGGCAAATCTTTTACGGTAATGGGCCAGGCATCGTTCCCAAAAACGACAATGTCTAAAGTGTCTTTGGGGTACCGGGTTTTAATGAGCTCGGCAAGGGCCATGGCTACCTTCTTTGCAGGTGTGATGCGGTCTTCACCGTAA comes from the Pedobacter heparinus DSM 2366 genome and includes:
- a CDS encoding sigma 54-interacting transcriptional regulator, producing the protein MDHINIKTLGELKASNYTSISVKDELRKNLIRQLQDKDAGFDGILGYDETVIPELQTAILSRHNILLLGLRGQAKTRIARLMVNLLDEYIPYISGSEIFDDPLNPISWYAKHEILIHGDNTPISWQHRSERYTEKLATPDVTVADLIGDVDPIKAATLKLTYNDERVIHFGLIPRAHRSIFVINELPDLQARIQVALFNMLQEKDIQIRGFKLRLPLDVQFVFTANPEDYTNRGSIVTPLKDRIESQILTHYPKTIAISRKITFQEARISPEQNKNIEADGLVKDLVEQVAFEARKSEFIDQKSGVSARLTISAYENLISTAERRMLINREKNTMVRLSDLTGIIPAVTGKIELVYEGELEGPAKVANTLIGKAIKSLFARYFPDPEKAKKSRTANPYAAITEWFTEGHTLDISDDLSNAQYKKELMKVAGLYDLVKKLHPKVSDNQTLLLMEFALHGLAEYSQLNKKYLEGGFGFSDMFDSLFNVDLEEEDEDDNY